In Rhizophagus irregularis chromosome 1, complete sequence, one genomic interval encodes:
- a CDS encoding uncharacterized protein (SECRETED:cutsite_IHS-YK; SECRETED:prob_0.8274); SECRETED:SignalP(1-27): MNWSGTNSFLYFVAIFILFINPFGIHSYKILSHNESEPGYQVHQILTNHDGTSVIYLTKPINETCNEPSIDFRIIRPDGAVDITKVHHPIPDFNFCLKPNNLSLHIKLFGNMQDNVIILYENSTNINSASFYALLVNARTGNVISNTFLSLVSTINGTLSFSGDILPHINEEYGFLFWSFITETKIRWIYFSKPDSDGNFKPINSNQFELLNPLDRFNIFAAIDGTFGLVTSNYNTNASIQLQPNVDLINPTEPMFGLYITFIKPSEDAVDGPFLLYQTAIPTLRIVFQCNSIYTTMGYFCILNMNEVQPKEESKNYLIKITFQNTGSVIDVEKFSNLELYTELYNNLSETTIFESLYHGGFLVLYSKNSENNHKTVQAIILDNNGFYNNTLDFPKNLEASNYLAMPGFRDSNFIIAQQENEYTWKVYSEEYPKFVYYDNDYDSPYIQSTFPLINSIISLSTTNINISYKLPITLSTNNISIYQHNNENPILRQSVPGSSLSLSHSADNQTLILNVLESTFNQPNAKYYIVIDDNFVQDWETNQPLLGLESNIWTFNTTDDRDIFAEDAIGRFSLTTEGTEYYEGLSTYDQKRFLSQLRVDLAKSIPIDINRLDNIKFYKFDQSQRPPKILLSLLIKSTRNSNERNVDRIIKDLNILIKEKDITPISWFNTTMFLDANFGFQKNRNLFDEYKFYLVGIAIGIIILGLSYFYAKRRHPKGKNIMVFKISLIIMDFILDILFVLNNGRNVPQLFIPSIIFCSIPIAANSIMSMIIILKEITRNESFYNWFKLNTNIAALFTILASADLEVLDTLSSQVGGIKLFNAPMSEKTQLYIFWGSLVGLFIEDIPQFIIQIFYVKFTVTYDFIPFLTLLTSSIVLTINIISRY, encoded by the exons ATGAATTGGTCAGGaactaattcttttttatactttgtagcaatttttattttatttataaatccaTTTGGTATACATTCTTATAAAATCTTATCTCATAACGAGAGCGAACCTGGATATCAAGTACATCAAATATTAACCAATCACGATGGTACATCAGTCATCTATTTAACCAAACCTATAAACGAAACCTGCAACGAACCAAGTATCGATTTTCGCATTATAAGACCTGATGGCGCAGTTGATATTACTAAAGTTCACCATCCGATCccagattttaatttttgtcttAAGCCAAATAATTTGTCTTTGCATATTAAACTTTTTGGTAATATGCAAGATAATGTGATTATCCTTTATGAAAATTCTACCAATATAAATTCGGCAAGTTTTTATGCATTGCTTGTTAATGCTCGCACAGGAAACGTTATtag CAATACTTTTCTCTCACTCGTTTCCACAATCAATGGGACTTTATCCTTCTCCGGAGACATTCTACCACACATTAACGAAGAGTATGGCTTTCTTTTCTGGAGTTTCATAACTGAAACTAAAATACGTTGGATTTACTTTAGTAAACC TGATTCAGATGGTAATTTTAAGCCAATAAATAGTAATCagtttgaattattaaatccGTTAGAcagatttaatatatttgccGCCATTGATGGAACCTTTGGATTGGTTACtagtaattataatacaaaCGCTTCAATCCAACTTCAACCAAATGTTGATTTAATTAACCCAACCGAACCTATGTTTGGACTTTATATAACATTCATTAAGCCGAGTGAAGATGCTGTTGATGGACCTTTCTTGCTTTATCAAACCGCAATTCCGACGTTACGGATAGTATTTCAATGTAATTCCATTTATACGACTATGGGTTATTTTTGCATATTAAATATGAATGAAGTGCAACCTAAAGaagaatctaaaaattatttaattaaaataacatttcAAAATACTGG CTCAGTTATTgatgttgaaaaattttcgAATCTCGAACTATATACTgaattatataacaatttaTCGGAAACTACGATATTTGAAAGTTTATATCATGGGGGCTTTTTAGTACTTTATTCCAAAAACTCAGAAAATAACCATAAAACGGTTCAAGCTATCATTCTTGATAATAATGGATTCTATAACAACACTTTGGACTTTCCAAAAAATTTGGAAGCCTCTAATTATCTCGCAATGCCGGGTTTTCGAGATAGCAATTTTATTATCGCTCAACAAGAAAACGAATATACTTGGAAGGTTTACTCGGAAGAATATCCAAAATTCGTTTATTATG ATAATGATTATGATAGTCCATATATTCAATCTACCTTTCCgttaattaattctattatatcaCTTTCAacaactaatattaatatctCTTATAAATTACCAATTACGTTATccacaaataatatttctatttatcaacataataatgaaaatcctATATTAAGACAATCAGTTCCAGGTAGTTCACTATCTCTTTCCCATAGTGCTGATAAtcaaactttaattttaaatgttttggAAAGTACATTTAATCAACCAAATGCAAAGTATTATATTGttattgatgataattttgttCAAGATTGGGAAACAAATCAACCTTTATTAGGTTTAGAAAGTAATATTTGGACATTTAATACTA CTGATGACCGAGATATCTTCGCag agGATGCGATTGGTCGATTTTCTTTAACTACAGAAGGAACAGAATATTATGAAGGCCTTTCGACTTACgatcaaaaaagatttttatcaCAATTAAGGGTTGATTTAGCAAAATCAATACCCATTGATATTAATAGATTGgacaatattaaattttataagtttgatcAAAGTCAACGACCtccaaaaattcttttatcatTACTTATTAAATCGACAAGAAATTCAAATGAACGGAACGTTGATCGAATCATAAAAGATTTGAATATCTTGATCAAGGAAAAAGACATTACTCCAATTTCATGGTTTAATACAACAATGTTTTTAGATGCCAATTTTGGATTCCAGAAAAATA GGAATCTCTttgatgaatataaattttatttagttggTATTGCTataggaataataatattaggattatcatatttttatgcTAAGAGAAGACATCCTAAA ggtaaaaatattatggtttttaaaatttctttaattattatggaTTTTATATTGGATATATTGTTTGTTCTAAATAATGGGAGAAATGTACCACAGTTATTTATTCCCAG tattattttttgttcaaTACCAATAGCGGCTAATTCCATAATGAGCATGATTATAATACTTAAAGAGATCACACGAAATGAATCTTTCTACAATTGGTTTAAATTAAATACGAATATAGCAGCACTATTTACTATATTAGCGAGTGCTGATCTTGAAGTATTAGACACGCTTTCCTCACAAGTCGGTGGtattaagttatttaatgCTCCTATGTCAGAAAAGACtcaattgtatattttttgggGGAGTCTTGTTGGGCTTTTTATAGAAGATATTCctcaatttattattcag ATTTTCTACGTGAAATTTACAGTTACATATGATTTCATCCCTTTTCTTACACTTCTAACAAGTTCAATTGTTTtgacaattaatataatatctag ATATTGA
- a CDS encoding uncharacterized protein (SECRETED:cutsite_VYS-YD; SECRETED:prob_0.9335); SECRETED:SignalP(1-22) has protein sequence MNLLTNLFYFILLFINPLTVYSYDVILHNETEPGFKIYKVLSYRDGITVVHLVKPINESCIEPRIDLRILHPNGTIDSAKVDYPIPEYNFCLGPHRYYWFDINRSLPRSINILYLDIASASYYVLSITRSGYVLSNTYVAPISIINGSIYADGYLTTHTSEECGFMFANYETENIVMWKYFSRPDDKGNFSLLNEGRHYLQSSSNYYFIFPSIDGNFGIVNANSTDINIKSNEFINPSKFTFKVYVSFIKPVMESVDGPFLIYQSAIPHFELDFFCDTAFSGIGNTCLLMFNRAEDKNTSEVIKLSFQTSGSVFDMRKLGDKFVNAEIVTFNGLFQGGYLITLRDNQRKTIEGIILDNDGKYNGTWGFPPGLKSSGSFGVTASLNGSLRLVTFENEMTLKISFTTLPKFFSNDQGYENPHIKSTYPSIDSSIPLSITNINITYHLSVTISTNNVSIYQYINNDDIPILRQFVPGNSPYFSYSSDKKTINMKVLESTFNQPNSNYYIVIDGNMVRDWKSNNPLLGVVRNRWKFNTINIQDNFAEESIGRFSLTEEGTKSFEKLSLDGRRGFLSQLRIDLAKSIPVDINRLDYIKCCEYDYSQKPPRILLSLPIKSTTSPHERNVDHIIKDLDILIKHKEVTPISWFGTTNNLEASFGFRRYKNLLDDFKFHLIGIVIGIVILGFLYFYAKKKYPLGENIVIFKFPLIILNFIMSIMFILNNGKNVPQLFIPSIIFCVIPTIINFVMGVIIMLQEIKKNRYFYEWFKNNVDIASLFTILSGANLEMLNILSSQVAGIMLFNAPLSEVIQFYIFWGSFIGFFINDVPRFIIQVFYIKLVVNYDIIPFLTLSTSSIILANNIISKIYHAIIHLYSKKRKSIMILQNKKISCNLANENSSITVPRKIRKTVK, from the exons atgaatttgttgacaaatttattttactttatcttattattcataaatccGTTGACTGTATATTCTTATGATGTGATATTACATAATGAAACTGAACCTGGATTCAAAATCTATAAAGTACTTAGTTATAGAGATGGGATAACGGTTGTCCATTTAGTTAAACCAATAAATGAATCTTGTATTGAACCACGAATTGATCTTCGCATTTTACATCCAAATGGTACTATTGATAGTGCTAAAGTTGATTATCCGATCccagaatataatttttgtcttGGACCCCATAGATATTATTGGTTTGACATTAACCGTTCCCTTCCAAGatctataaatatactttatttagaTATCGCTTCAGCAAGTTATTATGTATTATCTATTACTCGATCAGGATATGTTCTTAG CAATACATACGTGGCACCTATCTCTATAATAAATGGAAGTATATACGCCGACGGCTATCTCACAACTCACACAAGCGAAGAGTGCGGTTTTATGTTTGCTAATTATGAAACTGAGAATATTGTAATGTGGAAGTATTTCAGTAGACC gGACGATAAAGGAAATTTTAGTCTATTAAACGAAGGAAGACATTATCTGCAAAGTTcatctaattattatttcatatttcccTCAATTGATGGAAATTTTGGTATTGTAAATGCAAATTCAACAGATATCAATATAAAATCTAATGAATTCATCAATCCGtctaaatttacatttaaggTTTATGTCAGTTTTATTAAACCTGTTATGGAGAGTGTGGATGGCCCTTTCTTAATTTACCAATCAGCGATACCTCATTTTGAACTGGATTTCTTTTGTGATACTGCTTTTTCAGGGATCGGCAATACTTGCCTTTTGATGTTTAACAGAGCAGAAGATAAAAATACGTCAGAAGTTATAAAGTTGTCATTTCAAACTTCGGG TTCTGTATTTGATATGAGAAAACTTGgtgataaatttgttaatgcAGAAATAGTAACTTTTAATGGTTTATTTCAAGGAGgatatttaataactttacgTGATAATCAACGTAAGACTATTGAAGGAATAATACTTGATAATGATGGAAAATATAATGGCACTTGGGGATTTCCACCAGGTTTGAAATCATCTGGTTCTTTTGGAGTGACAGCCTCCCTAAATGGGTCACTGCGCTTAGTTACTTTCGAGAATGAAATGactttgaaaatttcttttacaacTTTACCTAAATTTTTCTCTAATG atCAAGGATATGAGAATCCGCATATTAAATCAACTTATCCATCAATTGACTCAAGTATACCCTTATCAATCACAaacataaatattacatatcaTTTGTCTGTAACGATATCAACCAACAACGTttcaatttatcaatatattaataatgacgATATTCCTATACTGCGTCAATTTGTTCCGGGAAATTCACCATATTTCTCGTATAGTTCTGATAAAAAGACAATAAATATGAAAGTTTTGGAAAGTACATTTAATCAACCAAactcaaattattatattgttattgATGGTAATATGGTCAGGGATTGGAAGTCAAATAATCCACTATTAGGTGTTGTAAGAAATCGTTGGAAATTTAATACAA TAAATATCCAAGATAATTTTgcag AGGAATCTATTGGAAGATTTTCTTTAACGGAAGAAGGAACAAAATCTTTTGAGAAACTTTCATTGGATGGACGGAGAGGATTTTTATCACAATTAAGAATTGATTTAGCAAAATCAATACCTGTCGACATTAATAgattagattatataaaatgttgTGAATATGATTATAGCCAAAAACCTCCAAGAATTCTTTTATCATTACCTATTAAATCGACAACAAGTCCACATGAAAGAAATGTTGATCATATTATAAAAGACTTAGATATTTTGATTAAACACAAAGAAGTAACTCCAATTTCATGGTTTGGTACAACAAATAATCTAGAAGCTAGCTTTGGATTTCGGagatata aaaatttattggatGATTTTAAATTCCATTTAATTGGTATTGTCATTGGAATAGTAATTTTAGGATTCCTTTATTTTTATGCCAAGAAGAAATATCCTTTG gGTGAAAATAtcgtaatatttaaatttcctttaattattttaaattttatcatgagtattatgtttattttgaataatggaaaaaatgttccacaattatttattccaag catAATTTTTTGCGTGATACcaacaataattaattttgttatggGTGTAATTATAATGCttcaagaaattaaaaaaaacagataTTTCTATGAATGGTTTAAAAACAATGTTGATATAGCatcattatttactatattatcTGGTGCTAACCTTGAAATGTTAAATATACTTTCTTCTCAAGTTGCTGGTATAATGTTATTCAATGCTCCTCTATCAgaagtaattcaattttatattttttggggaagttttattggattttttattaatgatgtCCCCCGATTTATTATTCAG GTTTTCTACATAAAGTTAGTTgttaattatgatataattcCTTTTCTCACTCTTTCAACAAGTTCAATTATTTtagcaaataatataatttcaaaaatatatcatgcaataatacatttatattcaaaaaaaaggaaatctattatgatattacaaaataaaaaaatatcatgtaATCTAGCAAATGAAAATTCCAGTATTACAGTTCCacgaaaaataagaaaaactgttaaataa
- a CDS encoding uncharacterized protein (SECRETED:cutsite_VQS-AP; SECRETED:prob_0.9581); SECRETED:SignalP(1-19), with translation MKPIFAILLFLAIIITVQSAPLQLDNVALQKREADPYRGGGGQKREADPYRGGGGQKREADPYRGGGGQKREAEAYRGGGGQKREADPYRGGGGQKREAEAYRGGGGQKREAEAYRGGGGQKREAEAYRGGGGQKREAEAYRGGGGQKREAEAYRGGGGQKREAEPYRGGGGQKRDAEAEPHRGAGKRDAEPYRGGGGQKREAEPYRGGGGQKREAEAYRGGGGQ, from the coding sequence ATGAAGCCCATTTTTGCAATTCTCCTTTTTCTCGCTATCATCATCACCGTCCAATCCGCACCCTTACAACTTGATAATGTAGCCCTTCAGAAACGAGAAGCTGACCCATACCGTGGAGGTGGCGGTCAAAAACGTGAAGCTGACCCATACCGTGGAGGTGGTGGTCAAAAACGTGAAGCTGACCCATACCGTGGAGGTGGCGGCCAAAAACGTGAAGCTGAAGCATACCGTGGAGGTGGCGGCCAAAAACGTGAAGCTGATCCATACCGTGGAGGAGGCGGCCAAAAACGTGAAGCTGAAGCATACCGTGGAGGAGGCGGCCAAAAACGTGAAGCTGAAGCATACCGTGGAGGAGGCGGCCAAAAACGTGAAGCTGAAGCATACCGTGGAGGTGGCGGTCAAAAACGTGAAGCTGAAGCATACCGTGGAGGAGGCGGCCAAAAACGTGAAGCTGAAGCATACCGTGGAGGTGGCGGCCAAAAACGTGAAGCTGAACCATACCGTGGAGGTGGCGGCCAAAAACGTGATGCTGAAGCAGAACCACACCGAGGAGCAGGCAAACGTGATGCTGAACCATACCGTGGAGGTGGCGGTCAAAAACGTGAAGCTGAACCGTATCGTGGAGGTGGCGGCCAAAAACGTGAAGCTGAAGCATACCGTGGAGGTGGCGGTCAATAA